AAGTGAATATATGGTAAGAATTGTgcatttcttttctttccttttttctttttctttttacacCAATGTGATTAATCAATTCGAGGTTGATCAAACACTCGTTAAGATGGTTTACGGGTCCTCCCAAGACTCTCCGTGGGGATTGCAACACTTCGAGGCTCCGGGTCCTCCCAAAACCCTCTTGTTAAAATTGTGACACGTGTCATAAAATTTTATACAGTAACATGTGTTGCAATCCCAACGGGGTCTTACAGAAGACTCGGTcctttttaaaattttccatcTTTAAGTCAGGTTGTTTCTGGGCCTGCATAGAAGGAGCGTCTGTCCAAGACCAAAGACAGAGATTTAAAAgtaacatttttttataaaaaaaatatagaaattaaaatttaaaaggtCCAACGATAATAATCCTAGTTCTAAACAATCTCATCACACATCCACCCGTCAAGAAAGGAAGGAGCCCAAAAgtcatatttttataataaaaaaaaccctaaCACATCACagattcctgaacttgtccaataaaaatagattgtctctctGAACTTTGTTAGTGTCTTACCACCTctctaaacttacttatttcgtatcacgAGTTCCTTAAACTTGTCTATAAAAATGTATTAGCTCCTTAAACTTTGCAAGTGCCTcatcaactccctaaacttgcttattaaCAACTGAactttgtatttagttgttacggaataagtaagtttaatgAGCTGAtgagatacttgcaaagttcatgagctaatctacttttatgaacaagtttaggaagctggtgATATAAAATAGGCAAATTCAGAGAATTGGTGAGACACTAAcaaagtttagagagctggtaATGTATTAGGCCATAAAAAAACCCAAAAATATTACTTTTACAACATATTAATGTATAATGATTTTGCATCTCGCTTGTGAATTTAGGAAAAATTAATCCAACTACATAAATTCATTTTCTTCTAATTACATATCTAATTTCATATTCCGCATTTCAAACTTATTATAATCAACAACGGATCGAATTTCTAACAATCAATAATCTCAATTAACATATTgcatatttaattattattattattaatttttgttttgtattaTGCAGGGAGAAGAACATATTACAAGACAAAAGAAGTTGAAAGATGAAGTGAAAATGATGCTTGAGAGTGAAAGAAATCATTTGAATAAACTAGAGATGATTGATGCTTTACAAAGACTTGGTGTATCTTATCATTTTGAGGATGAAATTGATGAATTTCTGAGGAGAATTTACTACcaaaatattatcaaaaatAGCAAAGAGGATATATGCACCACAGCTCTTCAATTTAGACTATTAAGACAGCAAGGTTATAATGTTACTCAAggtaaatttttaattaaataaaagaaaaataaaattggcTAATTAATCATTAATGATgttatttacattttttaaggtaaagtaaaaaaattatGTGTTTTCATTATTTGTCAACTTggtatctgaaaaaaaaaaattgtcctaAGGGAAAATTGAGGTGTTTGGTTGCATCTAGGAGATGACTAAGGTTTGTTGCTTTACTAAAAACAAGGACCTTAAAGTTAAAATGAGTGTTGATGAtctcaaatttgaaaaattgaaaGGCTTACTGGTATTctgagcaactttaattcttaaacttttcaattttggggtcatttaggtgttgtttggcgacgagagagaaagtgaatgtttTAGAGAAATAATGCTCCGAAAATGatgatttgaaaaataaaaaaaattattttgtactaaatgtgatattaaacaactttaattcctagaattttttattttgaagtcgttaaccATCATTTTTACAATGTTAAACTTAAGAATCATCGTTTTTAACAAAACGAAAACCTTAATCCTGTTTGGAAAATAAATTCAGGTATCAGGTTAACAAAAAGTAAAAGCACATGTTGTTGTTTTTAGGGACGtttaccttttttttgtaaaccaTTTAAGTTACATCTAAATCCTATTTAGTTTGATTTtcctaattaaaataaaaccaaaacgttagggttaaatttggctTTTATCCCCTAATAAAATAACTATACTCTTAAACATACTTTACTTTAGTCATTACTTGTGTTCACGTAAATAATTTAGTAATTATCTtatttttacctaacatactATTTAGTCtacatattttgaaaaacatattataatatCTATATCTTTTATTATTGTTAACCGTTTGGTCATTCTgtctatttatatatatatatatataaccgtTATATTCGGCATAAACAGATagacagaaaataacagagtaacagtGATATTTTGTATTGCATTATTACTATCCTAAAAACTAAAATACGTTTAGTTTAAAATCttaaaaaatagacaaaatgacAAAATGATTAACCATGATAAAAGATAGAAATTGTATAATATGCTTTTTAACATAGATAGACGAAACATTACATAAAAAATGAGgactaataaaaaatttatcgtTATACTTTTTTTGTtagaaaaagtttaggtaaggatAGGTCTACCCACTCTCAAGATCAGAAAAAACCACAGATCTGATGAGGATTTACAGTGGAATTTATTTATCGTTATATTAATCAGTGTTAAGGTAAATCTAACAATAATTAACAAAAGTAATGAGTTTGTATTTGTTTATTTAGGAGCTTTCAAACTTGTCCTTGTAGGAATTTGTGCTTGCATGAGTTTTAGAACTGTGCTTGTAGGAACTTGTGCATTtagagaaaaataatttatattagtatttttatttaataatattttaatattttaatattatatttgcTTACACATTATTTTATGTTGACATGTAGTTTTGTTGGTGTTAAAAAATTAGGACTTCCAaaaattaaaagagaaaaaaaactttataatactaatttgttttttgtttttattaaataatattatagtaccgctattttttaatattatatttatctctTATAGGTTTAGATGTATGTTTTGTTGGTGTATTTATAATTACTTATAATAAACGTTACGGGTGGGAATAATCTCGCCAATAATCACCTACACATTCTAACAAGGAATGTGTATGAAAGTGTAGGTGATTTCGTTGGTGttctgctatatatatatatatataaacaaactTTTGAATTTAATCGAATTTAACCGTATTTCAAAGTTAGAGAtttaggaaaagaaaaaaaagttctTATTGATATACCAACTTGCAGATTACTAATGAATTATATGCAGCTGAACCAAAACTAAATAATTGGAAGGTAAATGGACAAAAATTTAATAAGGAACAAAGATTTGTTTGAGGGACTAAGAATCCGCGACGAATTATGTCGCTAATTCTGTAATGTCAAATTTGTCACAAATTGTAAATTACaacaaatattttatatatttagacgCATATTTCCGTCgttaaatcttatttttttgtttatttctcCCCGGATAGGGGTCGACTGACCCCTATAGTTTAGCTCATGTACGTAGATAAATGCGAACTTAACCGAACCACTTACACATCTTATTCTTGTGATTGCATGTCTAATTTTTGTTTCGTAATATATTATAGTCAACACCGATCCGCCCTAACAATtacttaattttataaaattgcaGAAGTTTTTAACAGATTCAAAGATGATCAAGGaatattatcaaaaaaaaaaaaagatgatcaAGGAAACTTCAAGGCATATCTTTGTGAGGATATAAAGGGGCTTATTTATATGTATGAAGCTTCATTCCTATCAATAGGAGGAGAGATTATTTTAGAGGAATTAAGAGAATTTGCTctcaaaaatctaaaaaaatatgcTAAGAACAAGGTGGATTTTAGTAATTGTGAAGATGAATATATTTGTAAGATGGTTAAACATGCTTTGGAATTTCCATTGCATTGGAGGATGCAAAGAGCAGAGGCAAGATGGTTTATCAGTGTTTATGAGATTAATCCATTTAAAAACAGTGTTCTTCTTCAATTTGCTAAGTTGGATTTTAATATTGTTCAAGCTACTTATCAGCAAGATTTGAAGCATGCTACCAGGTTAGAATTTcatcatttgtttattttttttgcaaatttGAGATGTtaagatatattaaaatttatattactTTCAGCAAGGACACAGTAGATTAGTGATAACAAGTTTAAGGAGTAAATAAgccactttaaataaattcaggTGGCCAATAGGTCACTTTAAGCTAGTTTAGAAGACCAACAAGACATTCTGTAAGTTTCAGGAGGCCAATCGGCCTTTTGGGCCTCAATCAATATTTAACACATCTATCTCAATTTAGAATAAAGCGTGAAGGAAATATGTACTAGTATTCCCGTTTGGCTACTTGTTGTTTGCCGTTTATTTGCTGTTTGCCTTTAGAAAAGGCTATTTTTACAAAAAGCAGGAATTCTCTGTTTTTGTAGAATGCTACTTTTCagctgtaaaaggcaaacaggaggtgtctaagcaaacacctaaaactctgtcttttaaaatgaaaaggcaaagaTGAGACGAAAAGTAGGTaaccaaacaccctctaaaATTGATTATTCTGAGGATCTGTTTTGTTTAGTGATAGCTATTAGATGTTATATGATTTTTCTTCCGAAATACTCCTATATATTGtttggaagaaaaaaagaattaaCAGTAGGGATGGAAACGCGGCGAGAATTCCTCATCCCCTGTCGGAAACAGGCAATCCCCGATTAGAATCGCTATGAAGCGAGGATGGAGATTGTTTCGAAGGACGGAACATATCCATGTCTTTTGGGGATCCCCGTACCCGTTCTCGATATGCCCTATGGATCCCCACGGATTTTCAGACTAATTTCACGTTTaagatttattttttgtttatatatgtatgtatatttgTCGTTTTAGAGTTATTAGGTTAGCTAAAAAGTTTGTTCTTTCTTTCCACCCTTCCACTCAAACTCAATCTTTTTCTTTATCGTTATACTATGTCAAATGTCAttgtgattatatatatatatatatatatataagtacaATGAAACGGAGAATGGGAATAAAATTTTCCCCGCTTAGCTTCCGGGAATTGAAGGCGAGCCTTgacgcaacggtaaaacgttgttgttgtcgtgtgaccgaaggtcacgggttcgagtattaggagcggcctcttgccaaaaaattggcaagggaaggcttgcccctagtacacccttgtggtgggacacCTCCCCGGatcctcgcttagcggggacgcgtagtgcacggGGCCGCCCTTTTTTAGCTTCCGGGAATTCTCGCCCGCCACGTTTGTATCCCTATCTATCAGCACTAGTACCATATCAAATTGAAGTATTAAGTGTATATACTCATGATTTTGatgttattaattatttatgttattaattaattatgagtTTGTTAAATTGGTTAAAATTAGGTGGTGGAAGAAGACAGGACTTGGGGAAAAGTTAGATTTTGTTAGAGATAGACCAATGGAGGGTTTCTTATGGACAATAGGTGGAGTATGTGAACCTGAATTTGGATATGCAAGAAGAATGTTAGCAAGAGTTGGTGCTCTTATTACTGTTATTGATGATGTTTATGATGTTTATGCTACCTTGGATGAAGCTCAACTTTTCACTGAAGCTGTTGACAGGTTTGCAATCAAATTAATCAGTTGAATATATAGTTATTTATGTACACCTGTTAATGAGTCGGGTTGGGTGGGGCTCGAGTCGGATCTAATGGGTTTTGGGTTAAAAAAATGTTCAGTTCAAGCCAGCTTAGTCCGCTGTTAATTACTAGTTGTTAATAGTTTTATATAGAAATAAAGTACAAATTTATCCTATGATTAGTGCTGAAACCAGAACCAAAAGTTCGGGAGGCTTTACTGTATGTAGAAaaatttggtaaattatatatatagtttacaATATTTGTCCTATTTCACATTTTGATGTACAACCTTAAATTTTGCACATAAAATTGTACAACCTTTTGATAACTTCTGACTAAAATGTACAGCTGGTAATTGTGACCAATCACCACGAGCTCAACGTgacatgtcagcaatttgacccCCTAAAAGTCAAAAGTTGACCGGTCAATacgaagtcaacgcgccacgtAGCAATTTTGACTTTTAGAGAGGTCAAATTGCTGACGTGACATGTTGACTTCGCGTTAATTTGTCATAATTACCGGTTGTAcattttagtgggaggtcagCAAAAGGTCGTACAGttttatgtgcaaaattgaaggttgtatatCAAAGTCTGAAATAAAGCAGAGAGGTTGTACACCGTAATTTATCCTAGAAAAATTAGACAGGGGTTGAGGAACCCCATCTTCTTCCACACTGGGACGGTTGGGGGCTCCGAGTCGTGGAGTCCGCCAAAACACCTCTTCTAGGGGTTTTCCAACGGTTTCGAGACTGTAAGTAGAAAAAAATCAATAGGGGGCTGGAAAACCCGTCGTCTTCCACACTGTCATGGTTGGGGACTCTGAGCCATGGAATCCACCAAAACACCTCTCCCAAGGGTTTTCCAGCGGGCTGGTGAGGGTTAGTGGATCCTCTATGACCCTCCTTTGTCCTGCCCGTCCCTATGGTTATTGAGGGAGATTGAAT
The DNA window shown above is from Euphorbia lathyris chromosome 1, ddEupLath1.1, whole genome shotgun sequence and carries:
- the LOC136211729 gene encoding terpene synthase 10-like translates to MALNHFTPSSLSAINNLHHRLKIPSFRKSVSQCFRATIVAAATVSISEPIIRRSANYQPSKWDFDFVESLASEYMGEEHITRQKKLKDEVKMMLESERNHLNKLEMIDALQRLGVSYHFEDEIDEFLRRIYYQNIIKNSKEDICTTALQFRLLRQQGYNVTQEVFNRFKDDQGILSKKKKDDQGNFKAYLCEDIKGLIYMYEASFLSIGGEIILEELREFALKNLKKYAKNKVDFSNCEDEYICKMVKHALEFPLHWRMQRAEARWFISVYEINPFKNSVLLQFAKLDFNIVQATYQQDLKHATRWWKKTGLGEKLDFVRDRPMEGFLWTIGGVCEPEFGYARRMLARVGALITVIDDVYDVYATLDEAQLFTEAVDRWDVNAMEELPDYMKICFLSLHNSVNEMGFDCLKEKGLHIIPYLKKAWADLCKSYLLEAKWYHSGYKTSLKEYLKNSWISISGPLLLVHAYFAATNQITNEATDSLKDSYPEVVQLSSLITRLADDLGTSPHEMKRGDNPKSIECYMHESEVSEEVAREHIQHLINEAWDKMNQNQLQNTKFSRTFMRMGMNLARMSLCIYQFGDGFGAQNIETKNHVISLLVQPLQL